AACGGGGCATCCCGTCATTTATGATGCAACCCATTCCATTCAACAACCCGGTGGGGCAGGCGAATCGTCCGGTGGACAGCGTGAATTTGCGCCGATTCTGGCCAGGGCAGCCGTCGCTGTTGGTGTGGCTGGTGTATTCCTTGAGACACACGACAATCCCGATGTTGCGCCAAGCGATGGCCCGAACATGATTCAGCTGGATGATATGCCAGCGGTTTTGGGGGAACTAATGGCGTTTGATAAGGTTGCAAAAGCACATCCGCGGGGTGTTTAGGGGTTAAAGAAAGGCTTAACAGATCCATGAATGGTCCAGAAATTCAACGCATGATTCAGTGCCTCAGTCGTTTGCCGGGTCTTGGGCCCCGGTCTGGGCGGCGTGTGGCATTGCACCTTCTTAAAAAACGTGAAGCCGTCCTCCAGCCCCTAATTGATGCCCTAACGGATGCCAACAGGAAAATTCAAACATGTTCCCAGTGTTTTAACCTGGACACCCAAAATCCCTGTAGTCTGTGCCAGGACCCAAAACGGGATCCACAGCAGCTTTGTGTGGTGACGGACGTTGCGGATCTGTGGGCTGTCGAGCGAGCAGGGATTTTTCGGGGACGATACCATGTATTGGGGGGTGTTTTGTCCGCTATGGATGGAATGGGGCCGCAACAGTTGACCATTGATTCGCTTGTTCATAAAGTTTCCAAGGGAACAATTACCGAGATTGTCCTGGCCCTAAACGCCACAGTCGATGGACAGACGACAGTTCATTATTTGGCCGATAGGCTGCAGCCTTATCCCGTGCGCCTGACGACGTTGGCGCATGGTGTTCCCATGGGTGGGGAGCTGGATTACCTGGACGAGGGTACGCTTTCGGCTGCCTTTTCAGAGCGACGTTATCTCAGTTCGACGTAAGAAAGGCTATGTTACGCAGTGCACCAATTTCTCATCATCTTCTGCCGCCTCTGCTGCCTCCTCCTTTTTATCCATATACGTCTGAATCAACCCAAAGTGTGTTCGGATCAACTCATCCGGCATGGTTTCGATGGATTTCCCCATTTTGGTCAGATACTCAATCACCTGGAACGTCATAAAGGATACATCATCATCAGGCGATCCCATATAGGGTTTGAGACATTCTGTCTGGTAGCTGCATTCC
The nucleotide sequence above comes from Alphaproteobacteria bacterium. Encoded proteins:
- the recR gene encoding recombination mediator RecR, which codes for MNGPEIQRMIQCLSRLPGLGPRSGRRVALHLLKKREAVLQPLIDALTDANRKIQTCSQCFNLDTQNPCSLCQDPKRDPQQLCVVTDVADLWAVERAGIFRGRYHVLGGVLSAMDGMGPQQLTIDSLVHKVSKGTITEIVLALNATVDGQTTVHYLADRLQPYPVRLTTLAHGVPMGGELDYLDEGTLSAAFSERRYLSST